A genome region from Syntrophorhabdaceae bacterium includes the following:
- a CDS encoding acetyl-CoA carboxylase biotin carboxyl carrier protein subunit yields the protein MATEVTVPMVGKIVGVNVKVGDKVAEDDQIATLEAMKMEMPIVSPAAGVIKEIKVAVGQEVEADAVLAIIE from the coding sequence ATGGCTACAGAAGTTACCGTTCCAATGGTTGGGAAAATAGTAGGAGTGAATGTGAAGGTCGGCGATAAGGTTGCGGAAGACGATCAGATCGCAACGCTTGAAGCAATGAAGATGGAGATGCCGATTGTTTCACCGGCGGCTGGTGTAATTAAAGAGATTAAGGTTGCTGTAGGGCAGGAAGTAGAAGCAGACGCAGTCCTTGCTATTATTGAGTAA
- a CDS encoding acyl-CoA dehydratase activase — protein MLVAGIDIGSITTEALLFDKEKGIVGYDILQTGADSKKTAEMALDKVLAYPGKNISDVSYIVATGCGRKRASFAKQAVTEITCIARGVHYLFPEARTIIDIGGQDTKVIRVDGKGRVVEFEMNDKCAAGTGRFIEVMAKALNVELDRIGDSSLKHKKEVTISSICTVFAESEVISLVSEGEELEDILYGIHKAIADRTMGLISRIGGAEKEVIMTGGVAKNIGVVKALE, from the coding sequence ATGTTAGTTGCCGGAATAGACATTGGTTCCATTACAACTGAAGCCCTTCTTTTTGACAAGGAGAAGGGAATAGTTGGATATGACATTTTGCAGACCGGTGCTGATTCAAAGAAGACTGCTGAGATGGCGCTTGATAAGGTCCTTGCATATCCCGGCAAGAATATCTCTGATGTGTCATATATCGTTGCAACCGGTTGTGGAAGAAAAAGGGCATCCTTCGCCAAACAGGCAGTTACAGAGATTACCTGCATCGCAAGAGGCGTTCATTACCTTTTTCCTGAAGCGCGGACGATAATTGATATCGGCGGCCAGGATACAAAGGTAATAAGGGTCGATGGAAAGGGCCGTGTCGTTGAATTTGAGATGAATGACAAGTGCGCAGCAGGCACAGGAAGGTTCATTGAAGTCATGGCAAAAGCCCTGAACGTTGAACTCGACAGGATTGGCGATAGCTCTCTGAAACATAAGAAGGAAGTTACGATCAGCAGCATCTGTACTGTATTTGCGGAGTCAGAGGTCATATCCCTGGTCAGCGAAGGGGAAGAACTGGAAGATATCCTGTATGGTATTCACAAGGCTATCGCAGACAGGACTATGGGTCTTATCAGCAGAATTGGCGGAGCTGAGAAAGAGGTCATTATGACAGGCGGGGTTGCAAAGAATATCGGTGTCGTGAAGGCCCTTGAA
- a CDS encoding acyl-CoA dehydrogenase family protein, translating into MDFKISDELESMRKMAYDFAVKNIKPTMEEDEKEHKYRPEILKKMGDQGMFGCLAPEQYGGLGLEEGNMAATLMAMEFARVSPSWGLPFNLQMNGPQNVLLRYGSDALKEQFLPGLIAGTSGGCFAITEPNSGSDVASMKTTALEVDDGFILNGTKTWISGVPYCGCGVVYAMTDKAAKHKGMSAFFIDFNTPGIVQRAITSKLGLFCAPTGEIFFEEAKIPKSALVGKLGQGFAICMTMLNFTRLSSAARAVGVAQSCIEEACKYANEREQFDQPIGKFQMVQEQIGRMSVEHEAAKLLLLRAAWQKDQGVNNTLETSMAKYYCAESANFCASEAVKIFGSYGFSSEYPVERFLRDAKSYQIVEGTSNVQKMIIAQFALGYRKA; encoded by the coding sequence ATGGATTTCAAGATTTCTGATGAACTCGAATCAATGCGCAAAATGGCGTACGACTTTGCAGTGAAGAATATCAAGCCTACCATGGAAGAAGACGAGAAGGAACACAAGTATCGTCCGGAGATCCTGAAGAAGATGGGCGACCAGGGTATGTTTGGATGCCTCGCACCTGAACAGTACGGCGGACTCGGACTTGAGGAAGGCAACATGGCCGCGACACTTATGGCAATGGAATTTGCAAGGGTAAGTCCTTCCTGGGGTCTTCCCTTTAACCTCCAGATGAATGGCCCCCAGAATGTTTTACTGCGGTATGGAAGCGATGCGCTGAAGGAACAGTTCCTTCCCGGATTGATTGCAGGGACAAGCGGCGGTTGTTTTGCCATTACAGAGCCAAACTCCGGTTCAGATGTTGCCAGCATGAAAACTACCGCGTTAGAAGTCGATGATGGTTTTATCCTCAACGGTACCAAGACATGGATATCCGGCGTACCCTATTGCGGATGCGGGGTCGTATATGCCATGACAGACAAGGCGGCAAAACACAAAGGTATGTCAGCGTTTTTTATCGACTTTAATACACCTGGTATTGTCCAGAGGGCTATTACCTCGAAACTCGGCCTGTTCTGTGCTCCAACTGGCGAGATATTCTTTGAAGAAGCGAAGATTCCGAAAAGTGCCCTCGTCGGGAAGCTTGGTCAGGGATTTGCTATTTGTATGACCATGCTCAATTTCACCAGATTAAGCTCTGCCGCACGGGCCGTTGGTGTAGCCCAGAGTTGTATCGAAGAAGCGTGTAAATACGCGAACGAGAGGGAACAGTTCGATCAGCCTATCGGAAAGTTCCAGATGGTTCAGGAACAGATCGGGAGAATGTCCGTGGAACACGAGGCAGCAAAGCTTCTGCTTCTCAGGGCAGCATGGCAGAAAGATCAGGGAGTTAACAATACTCTCGAAACCTCGATGGCAAAATACTACTGTGCGGAGTCGGCAAATTTCTGCGCCTCTGAGGCAGTGAAGATATTCGGTTCATACGGCTTCTCATCTGAATATCCCGTTGAAAGATTCCTGAGGGATGCGAAGTCTTACCAGATCGTTGAAGGGACCTCAAACGTCCAGAAGATGATCATCGCTCAGTTTGCACTGGGTTATAGAAAAGCGTAA